One segment of Streptomyces sp. YIM 121038 DNA contains the following:
- the mraY gene encoding phospho-N-acetylmuramoyl-pentapeptide-transferase yields the protein MMKQVLFAGVIGLFLTLVGTPLLIKLLARKGYGQYIRDDGPREHHSKRGTPTMGGIAFILATLIAYFLSKIITGAEPTISGLLVLGLMAGMGLVGFLDDYIKIVKRRSLGLRAKAKMAGQLIVGIAFAVISLQFADGRGQTPASTKLSFVEDFGWSIGPVLFVVWALFMILAMSNGVNLTDGLDGLATGASVMVFGAYTFIGVWQFQESCANAQDLTNPAACFEVRDPLDLAVVASALMGACFGFLWWNTSPAKIFMGDTGSLALGGALAGLAICSRTEMLLALLGGLFVLITMSVVIQVGSFRLTGKRVFRMAPLQHHFELKGWSEVLVVVRFWIIQGMCVIVGLGLFYAGWAAKK from the coding sequence ATGATGAAGCAAGTTCTCTTCGCGGGTGTGATCGGGCTCTTCCTGACCCTGGTCGGGACGCCCCTGCTGATCAAGCTCCTGGCACGCAAGGGCTATGGCCAGTACATCCGCGACGACGGCCCGCGCGAGCACCACAGCAAGCGCGGTACGCCGACCATGGGTGGCATCGCCTTCATCCTGGCGACCCTCATCGCGTACTTCCTGAGCAAGATCATCACGGGTGCCGAGCCCACCATCTCGGGTCTGCTCGTGCTCGGCCTGATGGCGGGCATGGGCCTGGTCGGCTTCCTCGACGACTACATCAAGATCGTCAAGCGGCGCTCGCTCGGCCTGCGCGCCAAGGCGAAGATGGCCGGACAGCTCATCGTCGGCATCGCCTTCGCCGTCATCTCGCTGCAGTTCGCCGACGGCCGGGGCCAGACCCCGGCGTCCACGAAGCTGTCCTTCGTGGAGGACTTCGGCTGGTCGATCGGCCCGGTCCTGTTCGTCGTCTGGGCGCTGTTCATGATCCTGGCGATGTCGAACGGCGTGAACCTCACAGACGGCCTCGACGGCCTCGCCACCGGCGCCTCCGTGATGGTCTTCGGCGCGTACACGTTCATCGGCGTCTGGCAGTTCCAGGAGTCCTGCGCCAACGCCCAGGACCTCACCAACCCGGCCGCCTGTTTCGAGGTCAGAGACCCGCTGGACCTGGCCGTCGTGGCCTCCGCGCTGATGGGTGCCTGCTTCGGCTTCCTGTGGTGGAACACCTCGCCCGCCAAGATCTTCATGGGCGACACCGGCTCCCTCGCGCTCGGCGGCGCCCTCGCGGGCCTCGCCATCTGCTCCCGCACGGAGATGCTGCTCGCGCTCCTCGGCGGCCTCTTCGTCCTCATCACCATGTCGGTGGTCATCCAGGTCGGCTCCTTCCGACTGACCGGTAAGCGGGTCTTCCGGATGGCGCCACTGCAACACCACTTCGAACTCAAGGG